A section of the Melopsittacus undulatus isolate bMelUnd1 chromosome 3, bMelUnd1.mat.Z, whole genome shotgun sequence genome encodes:
- the PKIB gene encoding cAMP-dependent protein kinase inhibitor beta, which produces MTDVEPVVTDFAASGRAGRRNALPDILGSPAGAGTSDLPHKLAELSVSEDEGAEGGEVSSSKALLESQEAEGKSNDS; this is translated from the exons ATGACTGATGTGGAGCCTGTGGTCACAGATTTTGCAGCATCAGGACGGGCAGGCCGCCGGAATGCCTTACCAGATATTCTGGGCtctcctgctggtgctgggactTCAGACCTGCCACACAAACTGGCTGAGCTCTCTGTTTCAGAAG ATGAAGGAGCAGAGGGTGGAGAAGTGTCATCATCCAAAGCCTTGCTGGAAAGTcaagaggcagaaggaaaaagcaacgATTCCTAA